A single genomic interval of Rosistilla ulvae harbors:
- a CDS encoding serine/threonine-protein kinase: MKFTYATGDEPLKGYTIKRGIGVGGFGEVYFAVSGAGKEVALKRVQRNLDIELRGVGHCMNLKHPNLVSLYDVRYDDNDQAWILMEYVAGATLREELDRNRQGLPREQALRWFGDLAAGVAYLHDHGIVHRDLKPGNIFDDDGIFKIGDYGLSKFISCSRRGGNTESVGTFHYMAPEIGRGDYGKEIDIYALGIILFELLTGDVPFNGESSHEIIMKHLTSDPDLSQVEPPFRGVIAKALQKNPDARQKSVAELLEPLGMLLDKHGLAQLDPDAHARPILAELVSDPPTPHYAQQNNPRNHAAGPAMNSGPVHNAKKAPSEPLAFAVHKSAHDLNHWWHDRSANPLGRLIVVIVAVVILLMNSAWLLPMLSLLAMLYIPYYVIRTMVLTNQRQPSYAAAHAAAVDAQRRQKMAPTRQQWRMMARRELAGKPLRTRAAELTESWTTALIVLGVLGWVAAMFGIAEGDGGARAIAPFAWGAATALAGAWLMLGLGKAWESDEAEGLPRRIVQLGVGAAVGAIAYGLGRGLMIPMDSGFDLNRVAWDLPRHMYSGSGEILLPAMMAHFAAIFFLARWWRAADPLRTRRMSIWSVAVVVVVAWLVNQVIPVPQPWGMLTAAAMAIAIQMAAVWKNPAHRIARVPGA; encoded by the coding sequence ATGAAATTCACCTACGCCACCGGCGACGAACCCTTAAAGGGATACACGATCAAGCGTGGGATCGGTGTAGGCGGATTTGGCGAGGTCTATTTCGCTGTCAGCGGTGCGGGCAAAGAAGTTGCACTGAAACGCGTCCAACGCAATCTCGATATCGAGCTGCGTGGCGTCGGGCACTGCATGAATCTGAAGCATCCCAACCTGGTCTCGCTGTACGACGTGCGGTACGACGACAACGATCAGGCTTGGATCTTGATGGAGTATGTCGCCGGGGCGACGCTCCGCGAAGAACTCGATCGCAACCGCCAAGGCCTTCCCCGCGAACAAGCGCTGCGTTGGTTCGGCGATCTGGCAGCCGGCGTCGCCTACCTGCACGACCACGGGATCGTGCATCGCGATCTCAAACCGGGGAACATCTTCGACGACGATGGGATCTTCAAGATCGGCGACTATGGACTCAGCAAGTTCATCTCCTGTTCGCGCCGCGGAGGCAACACCGAAAGCGTCGGCACGTTCCACTACATGGCACCGGAGATCGGCCGCGGAGACTATGGCAAAGAGATCGATATCTACGCCCTTGGGATCATCTTGTTCGAACTGTTGACCGGAGACGTTCCCTTCAACGGCGAATCGTCTCACGAGATCATCATGAAGCACTTGACCAGCGATCCCGATCTGTCGCAGGTCGAACCGCCCTTCCGCGGCGTGATCGCCAAAGCGTTGCAAAAGAATCCCGATGCGCGGCAGAAGAGCGTCGCCGAGCTGTTGGAACCGCTGGGGATGTTGCTCGATAAACATGGGCTCGCCCAACTCGATCCCGATGCGCACGCGCGGCCGATCCTTGCCGAATTGGTTTCCGATCCGCCAACGCCTCACTACGCACAACAAAACAATCCACGGAACCACGCTGCCGGGCCGGCGATGAACTCCGGGCCGGTCCACAACGCGAAGAAGGCGCCGAGTGAACCGCTTGCCTTTGCCGTGCACAAGAGTGCTCACGATCTGAATCACTGGTGGCACGATCGCAGTGCCAACCCGCTGGGCCGCTTGATCGTTGTCATCGTTGCGGTGGTGATCCTGTTGATGAACTCCGCCTGGTTGCTGCCAATGCTGTCGCTGTTGGCGATGCTCTACATTCCGTATTACGTGATTCGCACGATGGTATTAACCAATCAACGCCAGCCGAGTTATGCCGCGGCGCACGCGGCGGCGGTCGACGCCCAGCGGCGGCAGAAGATGGCGCCGACGCGGCAGCAGTGGCGAATGATGGCCCGCCGCGAATTGGCTGGCAAACCGCTTCGCACCCGCGCGGCGGAACTCACCGAATCGTGGACGACAGCATTGATCGTGCTCGGCGTTTTAGGCTGGGTGGCGGCGATGTTTGGCATCGCCGAAGGAGATGGCGGGGCCCGCGCGATCGCTCCCTTCGCCTGGGGTGCGGCGACGGCGCTCGCCGGTGCCTGGTTGATGCTGGGGTTGGGCAAAGCTTGGGAAAGCGACGAAGCCGAAGGACTTCCGCGACGCATCGTTCAATTGGGAGTCGGCGCGGCGGTTGGCGCAATCGCATATGGCCTGGGACGCGGGTTGATGATCCCGATGGATTCCGGCTTCGATCTGAATCGCGTCGCCTGGGATCTGCCCCGTCACATGTATTCCGGCTCGGGTGAGATCCTGTTGCCGGCGATGATGGCTCACTTTGCAGCGATCTTTTTCCTGGCTCGCTGGTGGCGAGCGGCCGATCCGCTGCGAACCCGACGGATGAGTATCTGGTCGGTCGCGGTCGTCGTCGTTGTCGCGTGGCTGGTGAACCAAGTCATCCCTGTGCC
- a CDS encoding FHA domain-containing protein: MTCGPVVNPTGLPSWNNEFLAGSTIEVNSVVEDRPHDRSHGDRGSDSKNARMLWIDGVGGFLIVAGDEWLIGGPGAGSSVEINVQGDLSRRAAAVRRQGSDYVLQPLAPTRLQGEPLDRPTLLRTGDRFQLGSVVEFQFHKTHPLSSSARLNLVSRHRTQPRADGVILLADTCVIGPSQGAHIQCPHWTSDAILFVSGDDWRIRSEEPLVVDGTPAGQTAVLNPDCRIEGETLAMSMERL; the protein is encoded by the coding sequence ATGACCTGTGGCCCGGTTGTTAATCCAACCGGGCTGCCGTCGTGGAACAACGAATTTTTAGCTGGTTCGACAATCGAGGTGAACAGCGTGGTGGAAGATCGACCGCACGACCGATCGCATGGCGACCGCGGCAGCGATAGCAAGAACGCGCGGATGCTGTGGATCGATGGTGTGGGGGGCTTCTTGATCGTCGCCGGCGACGAGTGGTTGATCGGTGGGCCGGGAGCGGGTTCGTCGGTCGAGATCAATGTCCAAGGCGATCTCTCGCGACGGGCTGCGGCGGTTCGCCGTCAGGGGAGCGATTACGTGTTGCAACCACTGGCGCCAACGCGTCTGCAAGGCGAACCGTTGGACCGCCCTACCCTGCTGCGAACCGGCGATCGGTTTCAACTGGGGAGCGTGGTCGAGTTCCAGTTTCACAAAACACATCCGCTGAGTTCGTCGGCGCGATTGAATTTGGTCAGCCGTCATCGCACGCAGCCCCGCGCCGACGGGGTGATCCTGCTGGCCGACACCTGCGTGATCGGGCCCTCGCAAGGGGCTCATATCCAATGCCCGCATTGGACCAGCGACGCGATCCTGTTTGTTTCGGGAGACGATTGGCGGATCCGTAGCGAGGAACCGTTGGTCGTCGATGGGACGCCGGCCGGGCAGACGGCGGTATTAAATCCCGACTGTCGGATCGAAGGAGAAACGCTGGCGATGTCGATGGAGCGGTTATGA
- a CDS encoding beta-ketoacyl-[acyl-carrier-protein] synthase family protein has translation MRPRVVVTGIGMINPMGHDPTTVWKGLQEGQSGVGYTTLFNAKGFPTQISAEVKGWDITDTGEDPELWKHRGRHTKFAAGAAKQAISESGIMDAGVAPHRFGVYLGSGEGNQDFVTFTDMMTVAMEGGEYDMAKFLQKGLEVLNPLVELEQEPNMPAAHLAAMFNAQGPNYNCLTACAASSQAIGEATEIIRRGDADVMLSGGTHSMIHPFGVTGFNLLTALSENNANPTSASRPFDARRDGFVLGEGSGMVVLEELEHARRRGAPIYGEILGYGTTADAFRITDIPPDGHGGIASMRMAISDAGLNPEDIDYVNAHGTSTTVNDKVETLACKQVFGDNAYKTPVSSTKSMMGHLIAAAGVTEMIVCLLAIRDSVLPPTINYENPDPLCDLDYVPNEARQAKVKYALNNSFGFGGQNVTLCLGKFEA, from the coding sequence ATGCGTCCACGCGTTGTCGTCACTGGCATCGGTATGATCAACCCCATGGGACATGATCCAACCACCGTATGGAAAGGCTTGCAGGAGGGTCAAAGCGGCGTCGGGTACACGACGTTGTTTAACGCCAAAGGTTTTCCGACCCAAATCTCGGCAGAGGTGAAGGGTTGGGACATCACAGATACCGGCGAAGATCCCGAATTGTGGAAGCACCGCGGCCGGCACACCAAGTTTGCCGCCGGTGCGGCGAAGCAGGCGATCAGTGAAAGCGGGATCATGGACGCCGGCGTCGCCCCGCATCGCTTTGGCGTCTACCTGGGCAGCGGCGAAGGAAACCAGGACTTTGTCACCTTCACCGACATGATGACCGTGGCGATGGAGGGGGGCGAGTACGACATGGCCAAGTTCCTGCAGAAGGGACTGGAAGTACTCAATCCGCTGGTCGAATTGGAACAGGAACCGAACATGCCGGCGGCCCATCTGGCGGCGATGTTCAACGCTCAAGGGCCCAACTACAACTGTCTGACAGCTTGTGCGGCCAGCAGCCAAGCGATCGGTGAAGCGACCGAGATCATCCGTCGCGGCGATGCCGACGTGATGCTTTCCGGCGGCACGCACAGCATGATCCATCCCTTTGGCGTCACCGGATTTAATCTGCTGACGGCTCTCAGCGAGAACAACGCCAACCCGACATCGGCCAGCCGCCCGTTCGACGCCCGTCGCGATGGGTTTGTTTTGGGGGAGGGTTCCGGCATGGTTGTGCTCGAAGAACTCGAACACGCTCGCCGCCGTGGGGCCCCGATCTACGGTGAGATCCTCGGTTATGGAACGACCGCCGACGCGTTTCGGATCACCGACATTCCACCCGATGGGCACGGCGGAATTGCAAGCATGCGGATGGCGATCAGCGATGCGGGACTGAATCCCGAGGACATCGATTACGTCAATGCTCACGGAACCAGCACGACGGTCAACGACAAGGTCGAAACGCTAGCATGCAAGCAGGTCTTTGGCGACAACGCTTATAAGACGCCGGTCAGCAGTACCAAGAGCATGATGGGGCACTTGATTGCCGCAGCGGGCGTGACCGAGATGATCGTCTGTTTGCTAGCGATTCGCGACAGCGTGCTGCCACCGACGATCAATTATGAAAATCCCGATCCGCTTTGCGATCTGGATTACGTGCCCAACGAAGCGCGGCAGGCCAAAGTGAAGTATGCGTTGAACAACAGCTTCGGTTTTGGTGGCCAGAACGTCACCCTCTGCTTGGGCAAGTTCGAAGCTTAG
- a CDS encoding 3-hydroxyacyl-ACP dehydratase FabZ family protein yields MRWFWIDRFTYFKSRERAEAIKNISLTEEPVDEYLPAHPVFPNTLIIEGLAQTGGILVSECFDFQQRIVLAKVGKAKFHQPARPGDTLHYTATIDDLQNDGAVITGTSYCEGKLQAEVQMLFAFLDEERFGTGQLFNPANLLTMLRLMRLWEVAQDADGNPLPVSKNLLDDESTPAT; encoded by the coding sequence CAAGAGCCGTGAGCGCGCCGAAGCGATCAAAAATATCTCGTTGACCGAGGAACCGGTCGACGAATATCTGCCGGCGCACCCCGTCTTTCCCAACACTCTGATCATCGAAGGTCTCGCCCAGACCGGCGGGATCCTGGTCTCGGAGTGCTTCGATTTTCAACAGCGGATCGTGCTGGCGAAGGTTGGGAAAGCCAAATTCCACCAACCCGCTCGCCCCGGCGATACCCTGCACTACACCGCCACGATCGACGATCTGCAGAACGATGGGGCGGTGATCACCGGAACCAGTTACTGCGAAGGCAAACTGCAGGCGGAAGTCCAGATGTTGTTTGCCTTCCTGGACGAGGAACGCTTTGGCACCGGCCAGCTGTTCAATCCAGCCAATCTGCTGACGATGTTGCGGCTGATGCGATTGTGGGAAGTTGCTCAGGATGCCGACGGAAATCCGCTGCCAGTCTCCAAGAATCTGCTGGACGACGAATCGACTCCGGCAACCTAA